In Cyclopterus lumpus isolate fCycLum1 chromosome 9, fCycLum1.pri, whole genome shotgun sequence, a single genomic region encodes these proteins:
- the fgf5 gene encoding fibroblast growth factor 5 codes for MNVPLYLLAAAHLLCVAAAAAAQRVSLERQLLEEGVRSGRRTCRLYCRVGIGFHLQIHPDGRVNGSHEPNQLSVLELFAVSQGVIGIKGVYGNRFLAMNKRGRLYATERFGDDCRFRERFQENSYNTYASVVHRNHRTGRDWFVALNKRGKAKMGSSPRVKPQHVSTHFLPRLGLRDKGERGFTITDRSKERRKTPPPVAKPPVAKAVHAATGPRRTQVKYWPKYRFG; via the exons ATGAATGTTCCTCTTTACCTCCTGGCCGCCGCTCACTTGCTGTGCGTCGCCGCCGCGGCCGCGGCGCAGCGCGTGTCCCTGGAGCGCCAGCTCCTGGAGGAGGGGGTCCGGTCGGGCCGCAGGACGTGCCGGCTCTACTGCAGGGTCGGCATCGGCTTCCACCTCCAGATCCATCCCGACGGCAGAGTCAACGGCAGCCATGAGCCCAACCAGCTGA GCGTCCTGGAGCTCTTCGCGGTTTCTCAGGGGGTCATCGGCATCAAAGGGGTCTACGGCAACAGATTCCTGGCCATGAACAAAAGAGGACGGCTCTACGCCACC GAGCGGTTCGGCGACGACTGTCGGTTCAGGGAACGCTTCCAGGAGAACAGCTACAACACGTACGCCTCGGTGGTCCACCGGAACCACCGGACCGGCCGCGACTGGTTCGTGGCCCTCAACAAGCGAGGGAAAGCCAAAATGGGCTCCAGCCCGCGGGTCAAACCCCAGCACGTGTCCACCCACTTCTTGCCCAGGCTCGGCCTGCGCGACAAGGGCGAGCGAGGCTTCACCATCACGGACCggagcaaagagaggaggaaaacgcCGCCGCCGGTGGCCAAACCTCCGGTGGCGAAGGCCGTCCACGCGGCGACGGGGCCGAGACGTACGCAGGTCAAGTACTGGCCCAAGTACCGGTTCGGATAg
- the prdm8b gene encoding PR domain zinc finger protein 8b: protein MEESSAQKLVWDGDAKAVQQCLTDIFTSVFTTCDIPENAIFGPCVLSHTSLYDSIAFIALKSTDKRTAPYIFRVDTSAANSTSEGLMWLRLVQSARDKEEQNLEAYVKNGQLLYRSLRRIEKDEELLVWYGKDLVDLLLLSACRAPAKSKGSSHHSCPDCSQRFQFEFPFLAHLRFRCTKRLQSIAGADEEPGKESGAERANATPTRTSPKLGRSEGFGAAAGAGSAAQDGNKPSTDFHNLARDLENNRTSPPSDKEAEICSESSGKRKFSEVEDRERRGPSLLQSKSKDELATSAQNYRGAYGLEENHKSFSPPGATELGQGKRSAFTEVKKTPQNLKHHGGGSKNLQGANSENKDGGRPSSTPSEKHLNIRQVLSETQPPQASPMGSAFTSVAQQGGGGERKSAFSQPSRSFSQISPLVMPTKLLDCHPAVGDTISSSRLYQADHLAAKLQGAELGANCPVPGGMAKQNPFVYATTFWPKNSGAIQLQMPSALTLLPPSFTSLCLPAQNWCAKCNASFRMTSDLVYHMRSHHKKEFAMEPMVKRRREEKLKCPICNESFRERHHLSRHMTSHN from the exons ATGGAGGAGTCCAGCGCCCAGAAGTTGGTGTGGGACGGGGACGCCAAAGCGGTGCAGCAGTGCCTCACGGACATCTTCACCAGCGTCTTCACGACGTGCGACATCCCAGAAAACGCGATCTTCGGGCCGTGCGTGCTGAGCCACACGTCGCTGTACGACAGCATCGCCTTCATCGCCCTGAAGTCCACCGACAAGCGCACGGCCCCGTACATCTTCCGG GTGGACACGTCGGCGGCCAACAGCACCTCGGAGGGCTTGATGTGGCTGCGGCTGGTCCAGTCCGCCCGGGACAAAGAGGAGCAGAACCTGGAGGCCTACGTGAAGAACGGCCAGCTCCTGTACCGCTCGCTCCGCCGCATCGAGAAGGACGAGGAGCTACTGGTCTGGTACGGCAAAGACCTCGtggacctgctgctgctcagcgCCTGCCGGGCGCCCGCCAAGAGCAAAG GTTCGTCCCACCACTCGTGTCCGGACTGCAGCCAGCGCTTCCAGTTCGAGTTCCCGTTCTTGGCCCACCTCCGGTTCCGTTGCACCAAAAGGTTGCAGAGCATCGCGGGGGCCGACGAGGAGCCCGGCAAAGAGAGCGGCGCCGAGCGGGCGAACGCCACCCCGACCAGGACCAGCCCCAAGCTGGGCCGCTCCGAGGGGTTCGGCGCCGCCGCCGGCGCCGGCAGTGCTGCTCAGGACGGCAACAAACCCTCCACAGACTTTCACAACCTGGCCAGGGATCTAGAGAACAACCGGACCAGCCCGCCCAGCGACAAGGAGGCCGAGATATGCAGCGAGAGCTCGGGGAAGAGGAAGTTCTCGGAGGTGGAGGACCGGGAGCGCCGGGGTCCCAGCCTCCTGCAGTCCAAGTCGAAAGACGAGCTTGCGACGTCGGCGCAGAACTACAGAGGGGCGTACGGCCTGGAGGAGAACCACAAGTCCTTCTCCCCGCCGGGCGCCACGGAACTCGGTCAGGGCAAGCGCAGCGCCTTCACCGAGGTCAAGAAGACTCCCCAGAACCTCAAACACCACGGCGGCGGCAGCAAAAACCTCCAGGGCGCCAACTCCGAGAACAAAGACGGCGGCCGCCCCAGCAGCACCCCGTCCGAGAAGCACCTCAACATCCGGCAGGTGCTGTCGGAGACCCAGCCGCCGCAGGCCTCGCCGATGGGCAGCGCTTTCACCTCCGTCGCCCAGCAAGGCGGCGGAGGTGAGAGGAAGAGCGCCTTCAGCCAGCCGTCGCGCTCCTTCTCCCAGATCTCGCCGCTGGTGATGCCGACCAAGCTGCTGGACTGCCACCCGGCGGTGGGCGACACCATCTCCTCCAGCCGGCTCTACCAGGCCGACCACCTCGCCGCCAAGCTGCAGGGCGCGGAGCTGGGCGCCAACTGCCCCGTGCCGGGCGGCATGGCCAAGCAGAACCCCTTCGTCTACGCCACCACCTTCTGGCCCAAGAACTCCGGGGCCATCCAGCTGCAGATGCCGTCGGCGCTCACCCTGCTGCCGCCCTCCTTCACCTCGCTCTGCCTGCCGGCGCAGAACTGGTGCGCCAAGTGCAACGCGTCCTTCCGCATGACCTCGGACTTGGTTTACCACATGCGGTCCCACCACAAGAAGGAGTTCGCCATGGAGCCGATGGTCAAGCGGCGGCGCGAGGAGAAGCTCAAGTGCCCCATTTGCAACGAGTCCTTCCGGGAACGGCATCACCTGTCACGTCACATGACCTCCCATAACTGA